One part of the Leucobacter triazinivorans genome encodes these proteins:
- the rpsT gene encoding 30S ribosomal protein S20 translates to MANIKSQIKRIKTNRKATERNRAYKSELRTVVRATREAIASGDKAAAEAKLLLAGKKLDKAASKGVIHKNQAANRKSKLAVQVAAL, encoded by the coding sequence GTGGCAAACATCAAGTCGCAGATCAAGCGCATCAAGACCAACCGCAAGGCGACCGAGCGCAACAGGGCGTACAAGAGCGAGCTGCGCACCGTCGTGCGCGCGACCCGCGAGGCCATCGCCTCGGGCGACAAGGCCGCTGCCGAGGCGAAGCTGCTCCTCGCCGGCAAGAAGCTCGACAAGGCCGCCTCCAAGGGCGTCATCCACAAGAACCAGGCGGCGAACCGCAAGTCGAAGCTCGCCGTGCAGGTCGCAGCGCTCTGA